In Bacteroidia bacterium, the sequence AAGACAAATTGGAAAAGGAATTGCTTTGTTAAATTCATGTTAAATTTAGACGAAAGTAAGCAGAACTGGTTTAATGCGACTAAATTTCGGTTGAAAGTTTTCTAAAATTTCCCTTTCAATTGCTTTTGAATTTGGATATGTTTGTGGGCTATGTTCAAATACAGTATTCTTTTATTGGTTATTGCCCTAGTGTCGGTAGCACCGATGACTGTATGGTCGCAAAACGACATTGAAGAACTAAAAAAGGAAAACCTGATTGAAAAAAAAATAGAAAATATCGCTGAAGGTACAGATGACGAAACAGACTTTACTAACCTGATTGACGACTTAGTTGAAATTGCTAAGAACCCTATTAATTTAAATTCTGCCAGTAGAGAAGACCTGGAACAATTGAATCTATTGGACGAAGTCCAAATCAACAACTTATTGGCTCACATTGCAAAAAATGGAAAGCTCATGAACTTGTATGAACTTCAATCTATTGATGGTTGGGATTTAAATACCATCATCAATCTGAGACCTTACATTGAAGTTAAGGACAATACAGACGTAGCAAGGTTAAGTTTTAAAAACATTTTCAAAAACGGAAAAAGTCAATTCTTTACTCGGTATCAACAAATACTTGAAAAATCAGAAGGCTACCAACCTGCATCTGATAGCTTGCTCCAGGCCAGTCCTAATAGCAGGTACGCCGGCAGCCCATACCGATTATATACCCGATATGTTTTTAAATACTCTACCAACCTGCAATTTGGAATTACAGCTGAAAAAGACGCAGGTGAACAGTTTTTTAAAGGCAATCAAGCCCAAGGTTTTGACTTTTATTCCGGCCATTTTATTTTAAAAAATGCCACTTCCTGGTTAAAAACCTTGGCAATAGGCGATTATCAAGCTCAATTCGGACAAGGTTTAACTGCATGGACCGGTTTAGCATTTGGAAAAACGGCTGACCCTTACAGTATAAAACGCAATGCAATTGGTATTAGACCCTATACTTCAGTTGATGAAAATCGCTTTTTGAGAGGAGGGGCAGCAACTTTTAGATTGTGGAAATTTGAATTAACTGGTTTTTATTCCTACAAAAAAATTGATGGAAATTTAACCGCAGCAGATTCCACCAACGATGCCGATGTTCAGGTTACTAGTTTTGACCAAAGTGGATACCACCGAACGGTTTCTGAAATGGACAATAGAAAAACCATTCAGGAAAGAATGGCAGGAGGTCATCTTTCTTTCAAGTATAAAACTTTGAACCTAGGTTTTACTGGAGTAAATTATAAGTACTCACGCGAGATTCAAGCTAATGACGACCTTTATAACCAGTTTGAACTAGCTAAACAAAGCAATTCAAACTATGGAATTGATTATTCCTACACTTTTCGAAATTTAAATCTTTTTGGAGAAACTTCCATGAGTCAAAATGGGGGTTTAGGTTCAATCAATGGCCTTTTTTGGATGCTGGATCCCAAGCTTACTTTAATTGCAGTTAGACGAGATTTTCAACCAAAATTTCAAAGCAGGTATTCCAATGCCATTACAGAAAACACATTGGCAGCAAACGAAAGTGGAACCTATGTAGGTTTTAGAGCCTATTTGGGAAAAGGTTGGGGTCTGCAAGGTTATGCCGATTATTTTACCTTCCCATGGTTAAAATACCAAATAGATGCTCCTAGCCGAGGTTGGGATTATTTACTTCAAGTTAATTATACTCCCAGCAAATCCTTTGACGCCTATTTCAGAATTAGACAAAGACAAAAACAACGCAACCAAACCGAAGTTGAAGAAGGAATTCCGGGGTTGGTTAACCTGGATCAAACTAATTTCAGATTCAATATTTCCTACAGAGTTTCACCTTCCATAAAATTAAGAAATCGAATAGAATATGTTCTTCTAAAAAACACAAGCGGCCAATGGGAAAAAGGTTTTATGATGTACCAGGACGTCAGTTATTCTGCCGTTGGAAGCCCAATTACCATCTCAGCCAGGTACGCCTTATTCGATACCGACAGCTACAATAGCCGGATTTATGCCTATGAAAACGATGTACTTTATGCCTTTTCCATTCCTGGATTGTATTACCGAGGCAGCAGGTATTATGTTACCCTGAAGTACCATGTTTGGAGAGGAATTGATTTGTGGCTAAGGTTTTCTCAAACAGTATACTCCAATCAAACGGAACAAGGAAGCGGCATCAGTTATATCTCCGGTTCAACTCGTTCCGAAATTAAAGCTCAAGTTCGTTTCAGCTTTTAATTTCTTATACCGATTACAATAAGGCCAACTAGCTGGAAACAACCTATTTTTTAATTCTTTGTATGCGGGCCCCCTCCGCCCATCCAGCTTTTTTTTTAAAGCCAAATCAACCTGCACGGGCGTTCGGGTCACGCTATCGGCTGTAGTCCTCGGCCCCCTAGGCTAAAGCCGTAGTGGGCCTGTGGGCTACTTGCCTCTATCGTTGCCCGAGGCGCAATTTATAAGTTAAGTGTCAAATCTATTCTGTCAAGGTATCTATGAGGTTCCTGCAAGTTGGAAGATCCCTAGCCTTAGGAAATAGCTAAAATTTCAACAAATTATAAACCCTCCAAGGATTTCTCATCCCCTTTTTTTGCAACAATGTAGTTCCCGATAATCAAATAATCCATATCGGCTCGATCAAAACTCCAAACAGCATCGTATGGGTTACATACAATAGGTTCTCCCTTAATATTGAAAGAAGTGTTAATTAAAACCGAATAGCCGGTCTCTTCCTTAAATGCCTCTAACAAATCACGCATCTGAGGGTTTTCAGTTTTATTAACCGTTTGAATTCGAACCGTATTATCCACATGAGTTATTGCCGGAAGCTTCTGCCTGTACTCCTCCAAAACATCATACACCACCAACATATACGGATTGGGGAAGCTACTATCAAAATATTTACCACAATCTTCTTCCAGAACTATGGCTGCAAAAGGTCTAAATCCTTCTCTAAATTTCACTCTGGCATTCAGAATATTCTTCATATCCAGATTCAATGGACTTGCAATAATACTTCTATTACCCAACGCCCTCGGGCCAAATTCCAATCGCCCTTGAAACCAGCCTATAATCTTATTCTCCGCCAACTTTTTCGCAGCAAATTTGGCGTAGTTAGTTTTGGTTTTAACATATGGCAAATCAAATTGTCTAATTGCTTTTTCATACGCATCATCCTGATAACCGGGACCTAAAAAGGCCGTATCCATAATGTATTCCCGTTTCCGGTTTAAAACGGCATGGTTCAATAATAAGGCACTCCCCATAGAGGTTCCACTATCACCGGCAGCAGGTTGTATAAAAACATTCTTAAACAACCCTTCCTTTGCAATTAATCCATTGGTTACACTGTTCAATCCTACCCCTCCGGCAATGCATAAATTCTCTGATTTGGTTGTCTTTTTTAAATACCTAACGGCATGAAGTAAAACATCTTCTACAATTCGTTGTGCCGCTGCAGCCACTTCCAATTCCTTTTCCGTCCAATCTTTACCCTGGGATTTTGATGGCCCAAACAAGGCAGTAAACTTCTCACTAACCCCACTCTTCCTGGTATAATGGTATGAAAAATAACTCATATCCATTTTAAATCCTCCGTCGTCTGTTAGTTGAAACAGCTTTCGCATTTGGGCATATGTTTCCGTATTTGGATTTCCATAGGATGCTAACCCCATCAATTTTCCCGGACCTTCAATTAATTTAAAACCTAAGTGTCTGGAAATTGCTTGATAAAAAGCCCCTAAAGAATAAGGGGTTTCAATGCTCGAGAGTTTTTGTATGGCATTACCTTTTCCATGCGCCAACAAAGAGGTAGTCCACTCCCCTGCCCCATCGGTTGTTAATATAGCAGCATCTTCGTAAGGGGTTGGATAAAAGGCGCTGGCTGCATGACAAAGATGGTGTTCCATTAAATGAAACTGGAACTTATTATTTCCCGGAAAAATCTGTTGGAGGGTTTGAGGAATTTTTCTCATTTGCCCTAAATAATTCAACATCCCCAAATTTTCTTCCACCGAAAAACTCCTTTGTTCCATTAATAAAGATGGCACCTTATCCCAAAACTTCAATAAAAAGACAGGAATCTTGGAATAGGAAATGGAAGGCTTCCAAAAAAAGGTTACATGATCAACATCGGATAAAGAAAGTCCTGCATGATCTAAACAAGCCCGAATGCTAGCTTCAGGGAGACCACCGAAATGTTTTTTCCTATTAATCCTTTCTTCCTCTACTGCAAATACAAGTTTATTGTCAATAATCAAACTGGCAGCAGAATCATGCCCATAACAATTAAAGCCTAAAATTACCATTCATCAATACACTAGTGGGTTTACAATCCACAAAGAAACAAAAGAAGACCCTTAAATTGAAATTTAATCGCTTTGATTTTTTTTTGAAATGTAAAATTCAGCAACTTAGCAGCCTTCATGGTTTTCAGCAGCATCGTTTTCATTTTGTATTTCCTGCCGGTTTTTCTGTTGGCATATAAAATAGCTGACAGGAAGTATAAAAACCTGACCCTTCTTTTCTTTAGCATAGTCTTCTACAGTTGGGGGGCTCCAAAATTTATTTTTGTCATTCTTGGAACCACCTTTCTTGATTTCCACTTGGTAAAATGGATGAATCGAAGCGAGAATCCCTTGCATCGAAAAATTATGTTATCTCTTTCCGTTGCAGTTAATCTAGGTTTGCTTTTCTATTTTAAATATTCCAACTTCTTCATCGACAATGTCAATCAGGCCTTAGGATTATTTGGTTTTAATGGTATTGTTTGGACCAAACTAATTCTTCCCATTGGAATTTCTTTTTACACCTTTGAAACAATTACCTATGTGGTGGATGTCTATCGCAAAATCCACAAACCTCTCCAAAATTTCTGGGATTATCTGGTTTACATTTTACTCTTCCCAAAACTTATCGCCGGGCCAATTGTTAGGTATCACGACCTGGCCGATCAAATCAAAGACCGACAATTATCCGAAACTTCCGACAACTTTTTAATTGGGTTTTACAGGTTTGCCATTGGTTTAAGCAAAAAAGTCCTTATCGCAAATCATATGGGACAGCATGCCGATATTCTGTTTACCTGGAACTATGCCGACTTGGATACCTGGAGGGCTTGGTCAACCATTTTGGCCTATACTTTCCAAATCTATTTCGACTTTTCAGGATACTCCGATATGGCTATAGGAATATCACAAATGATTGGGTTTAAGATTCCTGAAAACTTTAACAATCCTTACACCGCCATCAGCATCACCGATTTTTGGAGAAGGTGGCATATTTCGCTTGGAAATTGGATGAGAGAATACCTATACATCCCATTGGGTGGAAATAGAGTAAATTCAAAATTTCGTCTTTACCTAAACTTA encodes:
- a CDS encoding helix-hairpin-helix domain-containing protein → MFKYSILLLVIALVSVAPMTVWSQNDIEELKKENLIEKKIENIAEGTDDETDFTNLIDDLVEIAKNPINLNSASREDLEQLNLLDEVQINNLLAHIAKNGKLMNLYELQSIDGWDLNTIINLRPYIEVKDNTDVARLSFKNIFKNGKSQFFTRYQQILEKSEGYQPASDSLLQASPNSRYAGSPYRLYTRYVFKYSTNLQFGITAEKDAGEQFFKGNQAQGFDFYSGHFILKNATSWLKTLAIGDYQAQFGQGLTAWTGLAFGKTADPYSIKRNAIGIRPYTSVDENRFLRGGAATFRLWKFELTGFYSYKKIDGNLTAADSTNDADVQVTSFDQSGYHRTVSEMDNRKTIQERMAGGHLSFKYKTLNLGFTGVNYKYSREIQANDDLYNQFELAKQSNSNYGIDYSYTFRNLNLFGETSMSQNGGLGSINGLFWMLDPKLTLIAVRRDFQPKFQSRYSNAITENTLAANESGTYVGFRAYLGKGWGLQGYADYFTFPWLKYQIDAPSRGWDYLLQVNYTPSKSFDAYFRIRQRQKQRNQTEVEEGIPGLVNLDQTNFRFNISYRVSPSIKLRNRIEYVLLKNTSGQWEKGFMMYQDVSYSAVGSPITISARYALFDTDSYNSRIYAYENDVLYAFSIPGLYYRGSRYYVTLKYHVWRGIDLWLRFSQTVYSNQTEQGSGISYISGSTRSEIKAQVRFSF
- a CDS encoding carbamoyl transferase, which translates into the protein MVILGFNCYGHDSAASLIIDNKLVFAVEEERINRKKHFGGLPEASIRACLDHAGLSLSDVDHVTFFWKPSISYSKIPVFLLKFWDKVPSLLMEQRSFSVEENLGMLNYLGQMRKIPQTLQQIFPGNNKFQFHLMEHHLCHAASAFYPTPYEDAAILTTDGAGEWTTSLLAHGKGNAIQKLSSIETPYSLGAFYQAISRHLGFKLIEGPGKLMGLASYGNPNTETYAQMRKLFQLTDDGGFKMDMSYFSYHYTRKSGVSEKFTALFGPSKSQGKDWTEKELEVAAAAQRIVEDVLLHAVRYLKKTTKSENLCIAGGVGLNSVTNGLIAKEGLFKNVFIQPAAGDSGTSMGSALLLNHAVLNRKREYIMDTAFLGPGYQDDAYEKAIRQFDLPYVKTKTNYAKFAAKKLAENKIIGWFQGRLEFGPRALGNRSIIASPLNLDMKNILNARVKFREGFRPFAAIVLEEDCGKYFDSSFPNPYMLVVYDVLEEYRQKLPAITHVDNTVRIQTVNKTENPQMRDLLEAFKEETGYSVLINTSFNIKGEPIVCNPYDAVWSFDRADMDYLIIGNYIVAKKGDEKSLEGL
- a CDS encoding MBOAT family protein, which encodes MVFSSIVFILYFLPVFLLAYKIADRKYKNLTLLFFSIVFYSWGAPKFIFVILGTTFLDFHLVKWMNRSENPLHRKIMLSLSVAVNLGLLFYFKYSNFFIDNVNQALGLFGFNGIVWTKLILPIGISFYTFETITYVVDVYRKIHKPLQNFWDYLVYILLFPKLIAGPIVRYHDLADQIKDRQLSETSDNFLIGFYRFAIGLSKKVLIANHMGQHADILFTWNYADLDTWRAWSTILAYTFQIYFDFSGYSDMAIGISQMIGFKIPENFNNPYTAISITDFWRRWHISLGNWMREYLYIPLGGNRVNSKFRLYLNLWLVFLASGLWHGASWSFVLWGAYHGLFLVLERMFLGTFYNKLGTWIPRIITFFLVCIGWVFFRIDHIGLAWEFTKRLLAFDFHDFPVFDAETNFYFILGFIFSFWSAFPILHSIQNEIYFKPYGIGKHLLVFILCFGLILVSIANITGFNFNPFIYFRF